The DNA region CTGATTAAAGCTGGATGGATCACCCTCGAAGGAACTCCAAATGTGAGTTCGAACTCTCTACCCAATCATGTTTTAGGTAGTGGATCGGTGAATGCATTGGAGGTGGAATGTTTCGAAAACATCAAATCACTGATGGCAGGAGCAAGGTGTGAAGAAGGCAATGTGCACTCTCGAGGATAGATGACAAAGTTCTGCTATAGAATGGGAAGATGGAGCCTACCTAATTATTGCCTTTTGCTTGATCATGTTTGTTTTAACCCATTTTAGTCTTATTGGCAATTTGGCTTATAATGCCATAAGACTTTCTTTGTCAAATGAgtctttcttgttaataagatcatgtgtttttctGTGTTCATGATctgccttcatttttgttgcaAATAACACACTGAGCATGCCCTTCACTCACAAAACCActaattttttggtgttttctttttcccctaaaaaaaaaagggaccccatgttttcacaaggatttttgggaaattaaagttttaatacaaaaacaaaaatcaaattggtgTTTGTTCTAATAAACAGGTTCTGAAAATTTAAGTGATATCCATCACTTAAAAAACCTGAAAGACAACTCAAGCGCCATGAGATAACTTCAAAGCTAAGTTTTGACTGCATGAATAATGTGAAACCATTTTGCATATTCGCATGTGAGAATGCAAAGCATGTCGATTCTAATTGCATgcatttgaaatgaagaaaggccatctttgaccATCCTGTCACAATGCTAAAAAACTCCTTTTGCAGTCCTTTTTTGAgcctaatacatattttttgaaaaataactttggctaggatcacaccttaTGCTAGGGGGCAAGTGCGAAAAATTCATAATGACTAAAAGTACCCAAACAACCCTAGGGGGCATAAAAAGTCTTCAAACGATAAAAGCACCCAATCAACACTGCGGGGCATGAAACGAAATCCTCAATGATAAAAGTGCCCAAACAACACTGGGGGGCATGAAAGAAAATCCTTAATAATCaaaagtgcccaaacaaagcTGGGGGCATGAAAAAGTTCTCAAAATATTTGAGCATGCCACAAGAATCACTAATATAATGATGctcaaaactaaaagaaaaaaaacctagcattgggggcaccgtggaccattttgcaaatcaattccaaggttCAGaaattcatgcaaaaaaaaaaaaaagagtttgggatataagcactagtgatccttagtcttgaaatcccttacacaccttttgagcctataaATATCCTTTTTCTTCAGAGCCAAGAGCCAaagcctacgttacgtgcccaatcaagccctttctgatcaaaggcaaacAATCTAGATCGATAGACTTTGTTTTCCCGTATGAAACAAGTCATTATTCATGGAAGCAAAatgaatgttttgaaaattggtTCTTTGAAACCCACAAATTGAAGCTTGAACCCTTTTGACCAATCAAACATCACTTCACTTCAccaaaagcaaagcaaaaaaatttcaacactTATGCAAACATATCCATGAGAATCGCTCAGAACAAGTTTGTTTTGAacaaacatcaaaatgattttttggaatagctttgaaattccaaaagttCTTTgtgaaaacaactccttgtaaATAACCAAAATTGAACACTTGGAGACATGATCAAACTGGGGGGCAATCCGACAAACACATAATAGGGTTGGCTCCATGATTCCATGAAAAAAAGCAAGGCAAAGTTGGTAACCTAGAGATCAAGGGTCGCTGATATTATACCCTCCAGAGGTCAATATCACAAGATATGGCTCGAGTAAGCAAGTGTGGAAAGAGCCATCAAAGCTTATTATTAGAGACTCAAACtgttgagaagaagaaaacttcatgaaaaaaaggggacctatatttctcaggtaagtacacatgcatattgatcatgatgcattaattttatccttgtacATATTGGTGTCTCATCGTCACCTCTTTTTGAGCAGGCTGTTGAGCCCTCATCATATAGATAGTATGCTTTCTAGCTctatcttccttttctttgacCATCCCTTTTGAATGTGCCTTTGAGCCATTATCTCTCGGGTATTGTCTTTTCTAACCATacctctttttgagtgcgccttcgagccctcacctcttaggtagtgtgttttctaaccctacctcctttcgagtgcgtctttgagccctcGACCACTTTAGGTAGCGTGTttccaaccctacctccttttaagtgtGCCTTAGAGCTCTCAACCACTTTAGATAGTGCATTTTCCAACCCTATCTCTTTTTGAGTGGGCCTTCAAGCCCTCACCtattgggtagtgtgttttctaaccctacctcttttttttttagtgcgccttcgagccctcaccttaTGGGTAGTGTGTTTACTAACCCTACttcctttcgagtgcgcctttgagccctcgaccactttaggtagtgtgttttctaaccctacctccttttgagtgtgtCTTAGAGCTCTCAACCACTTTAGatagtgcgttttccaaccttACCTCTTTTTGAGTGGGCTTTCAAGCCTTCATATCATGGgtagtttatttttcaaccctacctctttttttttatgcgccttcgagccctcaccttaTAGGTTGTGCGTTTTCCAACTCTGCCTCCTttcaagtgtgcctttgagTCATCACCTCTTAGGCAGTGCATTTTCCAACCCTGCCTCCTttcaagtgcgcctttgagtCGTCACCTCTCAGgcagtgcattttctaaccctctctcttttttagagCACTTTTCAACCCTCATTCCCTTTCAAGTCCTATCACTTCTTGAACGCTCATTTAAGCTCCCGTCTCTTGAAtagtgcgccttcaagcccTATCATGTCGTCTCTTCAAGACATTTcacccgggtaggtcacccatcataatcaGACCTCTTTGAAAACtcttttcatcttccatttgggtCGGTTGCTCATTATAATGAAACCATTCTTTGAGAAATCCTTGCATTTTGGGCTGGTTGCCCATTACAAGGAGaccattttgagaaattatcTCATTTCTCACCTCCTCCAAAATTTTCATCTGGGCAGGTCTCCCATTACAacaagaccactttgaaaaatctttgtatttttcaccgTTTCAAaaaatcttcatgtttttcacctaggcaggtcacccattacaacaagaccactttgaaaaatctttgcatttttcaccactttgaaaaatcatcgtaTTTTTCACCAGATTGaaaaatctctttatttttcaccactttgaaaaatcttcgtGTTTTTCACTTGGGCAGGTCCCCCATTACAacaagaccactttgaaaaatctttgtatttttcaaaactttcacCTCggcaggtcgcccattacaacaagatcactttgaaaaatctctgcaaTTTTCAACACTTTGAAATTCACCTGGGCAGGTCACtcattacaataagaccacctcaaaaaactttttttcaatttcctttaggtaggtcacccatgacaattcgACCACTTCAAAATCTCTgaattttcaaaagataaatcttCCAATTTTCACTCTAAGTGCGCTTTCTAACCCTCAAAAGGATTCATCATTCCATCATCtatcattcttcttttttcttctttacaacaCCTACTATCTAAAATCTCTTACGAGACTTTCtatcgtaagcattgtaaagagaggggtaactgtcataacccaattctgggttattcccccaaaataacttctttttcaaaataaaaataaaaaaataaaataaaggctggcaaaATGGAGAAAGTAGGTCGGGGAATTTAGTTGCAATTTTttgaaggaaattcaaggcctaattgtaccccattatacccaaaaaaatgagaaaacaatgcaaattcaaggtcaaattaaatgattattggacgaatttgcataaaaattaagtccaatgacataattaaatttttaataggtcaatttgatttaatcatgggccaaattgaatttttaattatgtttaagaattaatttgggtccaattagaggatttaattaagttcaaggacttaattatactttaaatgggtcaaattaattttatttggggcttaaatggtgaaaaattaagtccaaggacataattaaatttttaataggccaatttgatttaatcatgggccaaattgattttttttaattatatttaagaattaatttgggtccaattaaaggatttaactaagtgcaaggacttaattatactttaaattggtcaaattaattttatttggggcttaattggtgaaaaattaagtttgggagcttaatttgggcttaattgagaagattgaaattttaaaagaccaaatttaatttttaccaagttaattgattgaaattgggggccaaattgcaagaaaattgaagttttggggtcaattaggggttaaattgaagaaatccgagaccaggGACCAATCTGCAACAGGCAGCAAACTATGAGGGTTCAATTGACAAAAACCGGGggtgaaaatgaagaaattgaaagtttaatggtcaattaggggttaaattggcAATTTtcgagaccaaggaccatattgtAAAAGACACGTAACTTCGGGGTTCCAATTGAAGTTCATAAGGGGTTTAATTGTATAGTTCGGTTTGAATGGCAATGTGACAGCGCCAGCACCAGCCTAAACAGTCCGACTCGGGTAGCTTTTTTTCTGCAGATTGAACAACTTATGAGGCAAACTTTGAGTCAACGGTTAggatccttcccaactgaatcaatggCTCAAATTTTACCCCGGTGAAGacgagattaccctcttccactGCTTATAAATAGAGGCGGAGTTGATGGCTTGAGGGAGGAGAAAACCGAGTCcaaagttgacaaaaaaaaccagCCTCCCACTGCCCCGTTTCAACAGTCTCCCCCCCCCACTGTTCCAGGCATCAACCGGAGCCACCACCAACTTCTCCACCATCAGCTTCACCATAGAATCATTCCTCCTGCACCAACAGATGGTTTACCAGTGCTGGAGCAGCCACCGTGAACGTCTTTCTATCCCCTACaatgtttctttttcaattgTGACCAACACTGACCTCCACTGTTGCAGCCTCCAACGCAAACACCGTCCTCTCCACCAGCACGACCACAGACCCTCGGCACCTCAGGTGGCTCTCCATCCCTGCCTTGCATCGATCATCGTCGTTGCTCATTGCTGCAGTCGCTGCATGCAGAATAAATTCTACATGCAGCGGCTGAATAATTAAGCAGCCATTGGGCTAGGCTAGTTTTGGCCCGCCTAAGTGCTTGGGTCTGGCCCGacccccattttttttttttgaaaaaaatccaaaaaagaattcaaaaatcattaaaaaaatcatgattttctcaaatattttgcataatatcgggttgtatatttacactgtaaaatacaaatccggcattaaaatacccggttttctccgaaatattttttaaaaaataaaattaaaaaaaaatttcaaaaagaaaaaaatattttgttgcatacaaccaaatcctaaaatttttccaagcatatttttcattaaaaataataataaataaataaaaattgcatctttttcatgattaaaaaaaaaaatccaaaaatggatattgtaaccagtttatgattatccattaggatttggccaacatgtcaaaaatgtttttccaATCCTTTTTTAGGatccagatgtagactttaatatttgtggggtgtaaaattacatgataaattACACCCTTTTGTATTAAAGATACATGGTGTAAATATGATGCTAAAAGTCAGACTTTAGAACATTTAGGATGTAGCtcgataaggtagagactctcttatgaagagagatctgccttgaGCCTTAGAAAgaccaacaaaaaaacaatcaaacaacaatgcaacttaccttaggtagggtgcacttggggtgatgcgtcttccccttgcacaaccagtctctTACTCAGACtttcgcagaccataggttcctagtaaccataatactaggtggcgacttctaaacattaatcataattttatggttaaataaaaaaaaaaacttcccaaCACACCACACCTCACATAGGAGGCACGACAAAGAGCCTTCGCCATCGCCAGATGACGTCGCGGCCCTCCCGACACTTCTTATATATgctaatattctttttttatatgtatgttGAAAACGTGTTTGtgttgagttttaatttttaatttttatagatttaaaattgTATGCATTATAGGTTTTCCttaaacaatttttatattttgtacgCTCTTGTTATGATAAACTGAACATCTTTACTTACTAGTCTAATATGTTTATaacctttaatatatattgtttttcacaTGACTTATTAGTCATTAAAAGATTTGTTAAGGGTAAATAtgtcttttatgattttttttaagcacaattaaaatgattataatGCCTTTGAAGATAAAATGTTTAAAGCTAGCGTATAAGGGCCCTTTTGTCCTTTACCTTTTTGAAATACATAAAAATGACGACTTTAccttaataaacaaaaatttaaaagcttatttttagggtttttttagtctttttcactatggtttttttttgttattaccaATTAGAATGAGGACACTTTAGTCTTTcagtaaatattaaatattatttaaatagaaaaagttGTCAATGTATTTGGCACTTCTCGATAGGCGAAATCCACCTTACACCATGTCATTGGAAGTATCGaatcatcattttctttttgtggtGGCGCGTGTTGTTGATAGTGGCATGGTTTGTCGTCACGGtcgttttctcttttcttttcattattttttctattctccCCTCAAAATTTGTGTCAACCATGAAAACATTTAGAGTTTTCCTCTTATTTATAGGGATCTTTacttcaatctttattttttttgtttttgttcttggctTTTCTGTAAAACTTTgatatgttttcaatttcatccttcaatcccaatttatgatattttattttttttcaatttggtcatcattattttgattttttttaatttcttttcttaaatgattgttctttttattttttttttaaattatttgaccaaaacaaaataatttgaatttaaatagaATTTATAGAACGAATCGAGATTCTGAACATGATAAAAtctatcttaatttattttattttttgaaataaaataagaaaatcaacaacttgaatataattataatttagaaaCTCTAAAACACATGAGATTTTTATTGTGCTTGCATTGTGTATCAAGAGATAGTTAACTGTGGACTTACATGGTTGATTTTCACGATTGGAGAGCTACTCTACTTTTTCtgccattatatatatatatatatatatatatatatatatatatatatatatatatatatatataacacgtGGGAAAAACATTGTGCATTTACTGTAGACACAAGTTCATTGTATTATGGACATAGAGTGTTTACACTGTAAATGACACTGTAGCGCCTGTGAGGGGCattgtcttttttgtttgtaagtCAAAAGGGGTTGTTAGGTTGTTGCAGCAAGACCCAATAATGTTAGGTCTTGCTGCCACCAAGACCTAATGGTGTGCTGCAGGACCCCTAAGACGGTTTTGGGTCCTGCTCCCAGGAGGACTcaagactttaattttttttcttttctcttattttttgatacggtaaaaaagaaataaattaatgagagtttttttttatattatacaaaagttggatggtgataattttttttatttgaggttgagttgaatatttttattaaaacatgtttgctTTTTGcctttcaaaaatgcttttaaaaaaatttgaatttgaattttattttttttccttacttcatattaagatttttatttttttttcctcttgaatttattttccttttctcttatgtattttttttcatacaatacaaagaaaataaattgataagactttttttatgttgtacaaAAATTGggtgatgatatatttttttttatttgaggttgcgttgaattttcttattaaaatatatttgtttttgcatttcaaaaataccagCATATTAACAATGGTGATGAATGTAGTTTATGCATAATATATTTccataaaaaactaaagaaataaaagaaaaaaataaaagaggaaagtTGTCTAAGGATTATGTTATCTTTAATGGAAATAAAAGGGGAATTCAtttagtaatattatttttttaaaaaaaaaatacttggtaATTGTAGCGTGTTATCTTTGATTCTTTTAGATTTGACtaaatgatttatatattttaacaaactCTATGAATATTCAAAAATTAGTTAGATAGTggcataaaaattttatatgtgcATATTCCTAATACATGCTTCACATATAATCACAATgaactctttaaaataaaagcattcaaaaaatttataattctaatattatcatattaaagttgatggagctctaaataatttttttattcttatatacatgtattatataagagaattttttaacaataaaatcccttaaaaaacaattcataaatattataatataatattattttgggtaATATTATAAGGATAGTGGGTCTTGTTGTCAAGCATAACTTAATGATGTTGGGCCCTACCACCCAGCAGGGTTTAACTTTGTAGTCAAACCCAAGTTTGTTGGGTCTGACTTTATTGCCAAACCCCATCATAATGGGTTTTGTTGTTTAGTATAACCTAATGCTACCAGCAAGACCCACAGCAGTTGAACCTTGCTGTTAATAGAACCCAACAATGTTGAGTTTTGCTGCCAGTAGGACCCACTGCTACTGGGTCATGTGTTAGCAAGACCCAATATCGTTGGACAAGTTTGTTTCATTCGTTAGTTAGTCTTGCTGCCCAGCAAGACTCAATGTTGTTGGGTCTTGTTGCCCATCAAGTCCTAACAACAACGTTGAGCTCAACTACCAAAAGGACCTACTAAAGTTGGACCCTCCTACCAGCAGTGTTAGGCCATGCTGTCACCAAGAACTAGTAGTGGTGGGCCCTGCTACCACCAAGACCCAATAGTATAGGCTGGGTTTGTTTCATTTGGAATCCCGGCCTACAATTGTCCCAAAAGAAACCGGTCAACCCGTTGGGTCAACTCGGAACTCGAGTGACCTGACAAAATCTCATTAaagtcctttttaattttttttctcctacctAGAGACccctcatttttaatatttttagttggttaccaactcatttcaaagttcattatataaatactaaaataatattttaatttttaaatgtgggatttgaaactttttagtatatatactctatgttcacaataaaaaaattatgttttttaaatgtgggataaaaacctttttgatttaaatacttcaacttagaagaataagataatatcttttcaatgtaggataaaaaaaatattttgagataattttttaaacttaattgtttACAACATGCATAGCTTATATCTATATGGATTagttatcaattttttcatataaaatattaaaatttcaatattttttttaatttttccggtTTGACCTAAGTCAATCTGAGTAACCAAGGTCTCGGGTTTTTGATCGAGTCAACCCCCATTCCAGGTTTGATAACTATAGTTAtcatgaaaacatattttttgaactatcaaaatgttttaaaacaatctatataaataatattttataacaaataaaaatatttgaccatGACAAAACACGGATTACATAGCCACACAACGCGTAAAGAAGGATAAGAGTACATCCAGGTGCGGAATACTATTCCAGCCCATTAGTAAACCTAAATTGTTTGGGCCAGTGAAGATAGATCCACGGCAAAGTTCGAATACTAAGAAACACCAAATAttaacacacacatatatatcgCTTAAAACCCTAGCACTCATCTTTATCCCTCTTCACTCATCTAGGGTTTTCAAACAGGATTGGCAGGCGCAGCTATCCAAGCAGGTCCCAAACCCTAATCTCTCTTACTCCTCCATTTGCTTTTCATGTTTTGACAATAATTCCCTCTCAGATCTCTTATTTGAAAAGTTCACCTCACCTGGCCTGTTCATTTTTTTGTGTGCTTTTGTATTTGCAGAAAAAATGGCTGTTCCTTTGCTGACGAAGAAGATAGTGAAGAAGCGGGTCAAGAAGTTTAAGAGGCCCCAAAGTGACCGCAAGATTTCTGTGAAGGTACATATAGTAATAAGCTGGATATATGCTTAGGATTGTCTTTTAAAATTACCATGGTTAGGTAGGTGACTGTTTAAGGCTTTGTTTTGTTCTGTTCTGTTCTGGGTGGGCATAGGAATTGTCCAGTATTTTGCTGTGCTTACAATTTGGAATTACGATTAAAGTTTTATTATGAGCTTTTTTTGGCAGTCATTTGTATTTTGCTTTCCAGTATTTTTATGAACTTTTTTGGCAGTCACTTGTATTTAAGCTAAGCATGGAATTCatgtaattttatgttttcttcccagtttattttgttttgtagatGTATGAGTTAGGTAAAATTTAAAGCTAGTTATAGGTGTGCAATAAGCCGATGCTCTGGATTGACTTTGATGAAGGTAGCATGGTAAGGTACACGGAAAATGCTTTTTTGGGTCAGCTTGTCTTCTCCCTCTGATTTCTCTCATGGAGGTCTTGATTTGGTGGCCTGGTTTAGACCcacttttttctagttttgctTGTTCACAAACCAATGCCCATTCTAAGAATTTGGAGCTCAAGAACAGTAGTTTTATTAGTATTTAGCATGCTGGTCTGCACGAACTTTATCTATGTTTAGTGATTTAAATTTGAATGGTCGgctaaaaaatgaaattcatgTTTAACATTGTACTGCTATTGAAAGTTGGATTTACATGTTGAATGGTATTTTAATGTCTAGGTCATGTTTTatcaatgttgatttttttttttatccaagtcCTGCAagaatcttttcatttcttcttgaTGTCTCTTACATGCCATGTTAAATGCTTACTATTGTTGTTGGCAGACAAACTGGAGGAGGCCCAAGGGTATTGATTCAAGGGTCAGGAGGAAGTTCAAAGGATGCACTTTGATGCCCAACATTGGTTATGGCTCTGACAAGAAGACTCGCCACTATCTCCCTAATGGATTTAAAAAGTTTGTTGTGCACAACGTCAAGGAGCTTGAAGTTTTGATGATGCACAACAGGTACATGACCCTCTTTGCCTCCAAAGTTTTGCTGCTTTCACAATCACTTTCATCCTTGTTTGTAGACCTGATTATGTTTTTATGGCTGCTAACAACTTTGATAATTCTAGAACTTACTGTGCTGAGATTGCCCACAATGTATCCACCCGGAAGAGGAAGGAGATTGTCGAGCGAGCAGCGCAGTTGGATGTTGTTGTCACCAACAAGCTTGCTAGGTTGCGCAGCCAGGAGGACGAGTAAAAAGTGGTTCTGTTTTGCTTTTGTTATGATACTTGTTGCATTAGGCAGGCAGTTTCAGTACCTTGAGGTGgctgttttttataattattgtttgtgttttgactggatggttttaattttgaatcaaaatcaGTTTGCTATTTACTTCGATGACGAATGCTTTGTACGTATGTGAACTAAAGGTAACTTGGGCACCATGCATGGTAAACCTACTGTTAGGACTCGTATGATGGGCATTTTGTTCGTACTCGCATGTTTTACAAGAGAAATTGCTTTGAGAAACAGAATCACCCGACCAAAGAATGCGGTTTTGCGTTCCGTGATGATCCTTCTcgaaaaagggttttttttaaaacatgcaaataaaggtttatttttgagttatttAATACCAAGATTGTTAATCTATTTGGATAggtgttttattttcaataggaatgaaatgtttcagttttggggtgttttgatgtgttgtttCGGGTtgtactgtttatatatatatattcaataaatataatttaa from Populus alba chromosome 14, ASM523922v2, whole genome shotgun sequence includes:
- the LOC118039424 gene encoding large ribosomal subunit protein eL32z, which gives rise to MAVPLLTKKIVKKRVKKFKRPQSDRKISVKTNWRRPKGIDSRVRRKFKGCTLMPNIGYGSDKKTRHYLPNGFKKFVVHNVKELEVLMMHNRTYCAEIAHNVSTRKRKEIVERAAQLDVVVTNKLARLRSQEDE